GCCGCTGTGCAGGAGTAGCGGCGCGTTTACTGCGCCACATCTGCAAATGGCGGCTTAAAGCCGCCGCTACGGAGGCGTCCGGTGAAGGTCGTGTTCAACTGGCCACAAACATGCGCCGCGCGACGTGTTCCGAGTGAAAGGTGCGGGCGGCTTTTTCCAGTTCCGAATCCATCTCCGCCGCCACCAGAAAAATGTAGCTGGTGATGTAAATCCAGGACATGAGGACGAAGAACGTGCCCACGGCGCCGTATGCGCTTTGCGTGGTGAAGTGGCGCACAAAAGCGTTCAAGCCCAGCGTCGAGGGGAACCACACCGCCACCACAAACAGACTGCCCGGGGTCACCCAGCGCCAAGGGCGCTTGCTGTTTGGAAGAATATAGTTGGCAAAATTGACAGCCAGGTTCAGCAGCGCCAGCGGAATCGCCCATCGCAGCACATGCCACAGCGCCACGAAGGCGATGCCGGGCCCGGAACGGGTCCCCAGCCAGTGGCCAATCAGGCCGCCAAAAGCCAGCAGCCCGAACGCCGTCAGGAAGGTGAGCGCGAACACCAGCATAACCCCGCAAGCCAGCAGCCGCCTTCTAAAGCAACTGCGGGTTTCCGTCGCATTGTAGGCTTTATTCAATCCGTCCATCAGACTGATAACGGCGCGCGTGGCAATCCAGATGGAACCCGCCAGGCCAAAACTGAGCAGGCCGCCCCATTCATGGGTCAGGCTGGTGACGGTTTTGAAGACGTAAGGCTGAACGGCGTCCGGGAAATACTGGGTGATCCAGGTAAGCACGTGCGGCCAGGCGCCTGTGAACGGAAGATAGCCCACAATGGCCCCCAGAACAATGAAGAAGGGGAACAAGGCCATTGTGAAAAAGTACGACATCTGGGCGGCCAGGTCCTCGCAGGCATCGTGCACCATGGCTTCCCACACCCGGCGCAACCACACGCGCACCGGCAGATTGCTCTCCAGGCCAACCAGCCGCGTCCAGGGCAACCCGTGCATCTCTGCAGGTCTGAGGTTGCCTTCTGGGACGCGAGGCAAACTTCCTTCCTGTTGGGGTTGGGTCAAGGGAGGGCCGCTCCTGGAATCGGCATTCATTTCCGGACCAATAGTTGCCGCGGAGGGCTTGCGCCAGGTCCGCGGTCCTGAGACTACCTCTTATTATACGTGGCCCACCGCTTCTTCTGCGCTCGAACCAGAGTGCATACTTATCCGATTGGTTAACGGGGCCGGCTGGCGGAGACTGCTAAAAATGCACCGCGCCGGCCCAATCTCGTTTGTAGCGCCGCCGTCCCGGCGGCAATTTTCAGGGCCAGTCCCGCTTGGCGGGACCGGCGCTACGGAAGTCCGTCACTCTACTATGCAATCCTCATTAAGAATCTGCTGATTGCCTTTATCGAAAACGCTCGCAGCGCCGTTGCCTTTCACCTCGTCGAATGATGTACAATCGAACATACTTCAAGGCCTGTAAACACTGGTTCCCGAATCTCAAACAGGGAGGGGCCGTTCACCATGGCAAAGAGCGGTTTTTCACGACGCGAATTTATGCGTACCTCAGCAGGAGCGGGCATCGTGATGGCAGTCCCGCCATTCCTGCTGAAGAACGGAGATGCCGCAGCATCGCCGCCATCCACCGAGACCGTCCGCTTTGGCATGATCGGCATTGGAATGGAAGGCTCCGGCGTGCTGGAAACTTCGATCGGCCTTCCAGGCGTCGAGTGCGTTGCTGCGTGCGATCTGTATGACGGCCGCCATACGCTGGCCAATGAAATCATCAGCGGAGTCACAGGCAAGACGGTGCCAACCACCCGCCGCTATCAGGACCTGCTCGACAACAAGGAGATCGACGCCGTGGTGGTCGCCGTTCCGGACCACTGGCACGCCAGAATCATTGTGGATGCCTGCAACGCCGGCAAGGATGTCTATTGCGAAAAGCCCATGACTCACAAGGTGGAAGAAGGATTCCAGATCATCGCGGCGGCGCAGAAGGACAATCGCATTGTACAGATCGGCAGCCAGCGGCGAAGTTCCATCCACTTTGCGAAAGCCAAGGAACTCATCGAGCAGGGCGCCATCGGCGAAGTCCGGTTTGCGGAAGCCGTCCTGGGCCGCAACTCTCCCTGCGGCGCGTGGGTGTATCCGCCTCCGCCAGATCTCTCACCTCAAAACCTGGATTGGGATACCTGGCTCGGCGACGCGCCCAAGCGCCCGTTTGATCCCATACGCTTCGCGCGCTGGCGCGCCTTTCGAGACTACGGCGAAGGTTTGCCCGGCGATCTTTTTGTCCACACACTGACCGGCATTCACTATGTAATGGGCCTGGACGCGCCTCCCCAGCGGGCGCAAACTTACGGCGGTCTTTATTACTGGAAAGACGGACGCGACTTCCCGGACCTGATGACCACGCTTTACGAATATCCGAACCTGCAGGTCGCCGTGTTGATGACTCAAATGACCAATGTCGATGAGGTGACCCGCTTCTTTGGCACGCGCGGCATCATCGAGGTGTACGGCGATGGCGACCGTCTGACCATTGCGCCCCAGGATGGCAGGGACAGCGGGCCCTGCTACTACGATTCGAGCTTTCCAGCGAAGATGCGCGCCGCCTACGAAAAGGAGTGGCACACCAGGAATGATGCGAAGCTCGAAACCGCCAAGCCAATCGAAGAGCACGCGTCATACAGCTATCCACCGGGCTACAGCGAATTCCGCCATCACTTGTGGAACTTTTTCGAGTCAGTGAGAACGCGCCGGCCGTCGGTGGAGGACGCGACTTTCGGCAACAACACCTCCATCGGCTGCCACATGGCCAACTATTCCTACTTCCATAAATCCGCCGCGGTGTGGGACGCCGCCAGTAAGACCATAACCGGCTAGTGAAGATACGACGCTCGGGAATAACCGTTACCACGCCCTTTGGAAAAGAGCGCTGGCGACGGGAAAGCAGATTCTCCATCGTCCCGCTGAACTGTGACGAGACTCCTCAGGATGATGGTAGGGGCGTGCGCGGTCCTGCGAAATGTCCCCCGCATTGCCCCCAGCGGAGTACACCTCTAACCTCAATGGATTTAGCCACTTCCGCACCACGATTCCCTCATCCGGTCCGCTGATTACCAGTTGATTAACGTAGTAAACAGGATAATTCCCGGCTGGATTCAGGAGATCGCCGGATTGTTAGACCTGTAGCCTCGGATTATTCTGCTCACCAAGGGTCCCGCTATTTAGCACGAATTAGCACGAATCATTTCGACACTGTGGATCGCACGTGCACACAAGGTACGACGAGTGCCTTCTTCTGCGGTGAATGAGCGGAGGTCGAATGAGGAAGCTGATGATGGGGTGTACGGTGGCGGCCCTTACCATGATCGCATCGCCATCCGAGGGAAGGCGAGCGGCAATGAATCCGCTCAAGACGCCCTACCCTTCGATCCAGAGCCAGTATGGCGTGGCAAGCTGGTACGGCGCCGAATTCCAGGGGTTGCCGACTGCCAGCGGACCGCCCTTCGACATGAACGCCTTGACCTGTGCCCACCGCGAGCTGCCCCTGGGCACCCGCATCCGAGTGACTGATCTGATGAACTTGAGATCTGCGGTGCTGAAAGTCAATGATCGCGGGCCGTTTGTCGGCAACCGGGTCCTCGATGTCAGCCGTGCTGCCGCAAAATGTCTGGGCTTTCTCGGGGCTGGCCTCGCCCCTGTCCGGATTGAAGTGGTCAATTATCCGGGGCAGTGCGTCGGCATCAGGCCCGTCCCAATGATGGTGGCCGCCGCCAGCGGGCCAACGCCTCAATAAGCCGCGGCCCTGTTGCTGAGGGTCCTCTCGCAGGGAAATGGCCCTGCTTTCGAGAGAGCGCGGATTCATCCGCATGGTCCACGGACGCTTGCGCGCCGGGACGACGATCCAAAAATCAAGGCTGGGCGGGAGGGGATGTGCCCAGCCTTCTTTCCAACGGGGGACCCAACCGTTAGCCCCCGTATTCACACAACCACATGGTCCGTGCTCAGGCTGTGTAAAATCCTGGGTCTTTCATCGCTAATCTAATCAGCCACAACTCCAGCGCCCGAATTGGCTGGCCTGCGGGCAGCGGCATGGCCCTGCGCCCCTTTAGCTCGCGAGGTCCGTGTGCGCCGGACCATCAACAGTGCCTGCCCCACCACCACAAAGGCCGTCATCAGCGCCAATGCGATCAGCAAGCCTCCGGCCAGGGCGCTTGCAGTCGCGAGGACCACATCACTCAATAGCTTCCCTGTTGCCATGTCGCCCTCATCCCAGCCTGTCGAACTTGCGGTAGCCTGGCTTGATTACCGTCACTTCGCCTTTACCACCAGGGATGCGCCATACAGGCCCGCTTTTCCAGTGATCTCACTCATCGCCTGGAGGTCAGCCTGACGGCCGCCCACTGAAAGAACCGAAACCGAGTTCCAATGGATTTCCCACTTGTCTCCGTGCCGCATGGCTATTCCTAGAACTTCGCTGCCGGCAGGAATCATCACCGTATCATCTGGAAACACGTATGACTGCGCCCGCGCCAGGACCGTGGCTTGCCCCAACCCGCCAAACCGGGCCGACTCAATCTCCACCGGGATCAAAGTCCCCTTCGGTATGGCCTTCAATCCCCTGGCAGTCTTCGAAATCGTGCCCTGCAACTTGCCAAGCCAGGTCGCCTGGGACGTCTGCGCAACCAGTTGGTTATGCCCGACGCCCTGTGAAGTAGCTTGCTCTGCGAGGTTCTGGACTTGCTCGCCGGCCAGCCAGAACCGTTTATAGCAATACATCGTCGCCAGGACCAGCACAACTGCGAATGCCCATTCCTGCAGCAGCCAGAGCCTGGTATGCCTTTCCTCGCGCACCCTGGGGACCCGTTCCTGATCTTGCGTCGATAGACAATCTGCGTGTTTCAACATGAGTGAACTGTAATATCAGGTATTCCTGCGCGCAATAGTACCGCCGTACCAGTTATCGCGCTGATATCCTTCATAATTCAGAATTCATAATTTCTTTCGCCCGCCACTCACCACTATTCACTATCCGCTGGTTTTTGGTGGCTTTTGCGCTATGCTGTGTTGATCGGATCGCAGGAGGCGTCGCATGGCTCTATTTTCCTGGCAATTGTCCCGGCGGAAATTCCTTGCTGGCGGCACGCTGCTTTCCGGGTTGGCAGGCGGAATGGCCGGCCGCCTCCGGGCGTTTGCGCGTGGTTCGGATTCCGCAATGCCGCGAGATCCTGACGAGCCTTCGCGCGCCGCGACGAACGCCGCAACTGATGCAGGCATGAACGTCTGGGCCATCAATGACACTGTGCGTGTCGATCCCATCCGCAACCGCCCCTTTGAAGAGAATCTCAGCCTTTTTCCGGACGGCGTCCGCTCCGGCTACAAGCAGTCCAATCTGGTTTGGGACGCGGCTGCGCGGCGCATCAAACTGAAAGCCGCGCGCAATGAGACGGTGGCATTCCAACTTGTGATCGAGCGCACCGGAGCCAAGCTGACCAGCGTGAACGTGGCGCTGGCTGATCTGGCCGGGCCGTCTGGCGCCAAAATCCCGCTCGACAATTTCGACATGTTTCGGGAATGGTACGTGCATGTCCAGCATCCCTCGAAGCAAACCTACACGCTCGGCACAGGCTGGTATCCTGACGGTCTGCTGCCCTGTCTTCGCTGGAGCGGCAATCTCTATCCGCACACTTACGTGATGCCGTTCGACCTGCCCGATCCTTTGAACAACGTGGGCAAGGATCAGCAGAGCCAGGCCATCTGGGTCGACATCTATATCCCTCGTTCGCGTGACGCCGCGCCGCCGGGCAAGTACTCCGCGCCCATCACGATTTCGAGCGACCAGGCGTCAGCGCAGTTGACGCTGGACCTTCAGGTGTGGGATTTCGAGCTTCCCGAGGAGAGCCACCTCAAGCCCAGCATTCACACCGACACCGAAATCAACAGCTTCTCCGAGGAGCTGGAACTCAAGTATTACCAGCTCGCGCGCAAACACCGCATTGCGATCTCCTGCCTGGGATACGCCCCGGCCCTGAAGGTGCGCGGCACCAACGTTGAGATTGACTGGAGCAAATACGACGCGCGGCTCTCCAAATATTTCGACGGCAGCGCCTTCACTTCCCAATATGGATATAGCGGTCCCGGCTACGGCGTGCCAACCGAATACATCGTTACCCCGTTCGACGCCTATCCCTGGAACCTCTACAAGATTCCGCGTGGCATCCAGCTCAGCGGAAAAGAGTGGAAGTTCTACGCCCCATGGCCGGTGGCTCCGCCTCGCGAGGGCCCCACGCCCGAATATCGCGCCATCTGGAAAAACGCTTTTCAGGCTTACCAGGCCCATTTTGACCAGCATCCCAACTGGAATAAAACGGAGCTGGTGGTATTTTTCAACAGCCTCGACGAGTCATATGACGATCTGTCGCGCGGCCGCATGTTTTACTTCGGGCAGCTTCTCAAGGAATCGAACGTTCCGCGCCTCCGTTATCGCGTGGACGGTTCTTATCCCAGGGAGACCACCAAGCGCCTGGAAGACATTCTCCACATTGCCAACCTCGGCCTCGACGACTGCACTCCCGAAAACGCCGCGGAATTCAAAAAGCGAGGAATCGAGCTCTGGTACTACGAAAATGACGCCGCCATCACCGACGGTGATGGGCTGAAATGCCGCGCCCTGAGCTGGTTCGCCTGGAAGCAGCACACCGACTCCTGGGACA
The Terriglobia bacterium genome window above contains:
- a CDS encoding Gfo/Idh/MocA family oxidoreductase, with amino-acid sequence MAKSGFSRREFMRTSAGAGIVMAVPPFLLKNGDAAASPPSTETVRFGMIGIGMEGSGVLETSIGLPGVECVAACDLYDGRHTLANEIISGVTGKTVPTTRRYQDLLDNKEIDAVVVAVPDHWHARIIVDACNAGKDVYCEKPMTHKVEEGFQIIAAAQKDNRIVQIGSQRRSSIHFAKAKELIEQGAIGEVRFAEAVLGRNSPCGAWVYPPPPDLSPQNLDWDTWLGDAPKRPFDPIRFARWRAFRDYGEGLPGDLFVHTLTGIHYVMGLDAPPQRAQTYGGLYYWKDGRDFPDLMTTLYEYPNLQVAVLMTQMTNVDEVTRFFGTRGIIEVYGDGDRLTIAPQDGRDSGPCYYDSSFPAKMRAAYEKEWHTRNDAKLETAKPIEEHASYSYPPGYSEFRHHLWNFFESVRTRRPSVEDATFGNNTSIGCHMANYSYFHKSAAVWDAASKTITG
- a CDS encoding YihY/virulence factor BrkB family protein, translated to MPRVPEGNLRPAEMHGLPWTRLVGLESNLPVRVWLRRVWEAMVHDACEDLAAQMSYFFTMALFPFFIVLGAIVGYLPFTGAWPHVLTWITQYFPDAVQPYVFKTVTSLTHEWGGLLSFGLAGSIWIATRAVISLMDGLNKAYNATETRSCFRRRLLACGVMLVFALTFLTAFGLLAFGGLIGHWLGTRSGPGIAFVALWHVLRWAIPLALLNLAVNFANYILPNSKRPWRWVTPGSLFVVAVWFPSTLGLNAFVRHFTTQSAYGAVGTFFVLMSWIYITSYIFLVAAEMDSELEKAARTFHSEHVARRMFVAS